From one Rosa rugosa chromosome 4, drRosRugo1.1, whole genome shotgun sequence genomic stretch:
- the LOC133706922 gene encoding transcription factor MYB93-like: protein MGKSLCCDEPGLKKGPWTPEEDQKLVQYIQQHGHGSWRALPKLAGLNRCGKSCRLRWTNYLRPDIKRGNFSQEEEQTILHLHSILGNKWSAIATHLDGRTDNEIKNFWNTHLKKKLIQMGIDPMTHQPRTDLFSNLQDLLPPQYQLLDQHAATTLHGAAEAVAQLVKLQYLQQQYVLQSHLLNPSVGSYAPPPIKENLPVLNSSHVVLENPSSFSQPLHYGTLEPHQDDPQVRFSTFAIPEIDEMVSGLYQAEKNPPEIDEYCPWFLQYSSNIPTPLGSTLINNPGDASCSTSSNGGIRSSTSSSYWPELFIGETKTNYD, encoded by the exons ATGGGAAAATCTCTTTGTTGTGATGAACCTGGACTCAAGAAAGGACCCTGGACTCCCGAAGAGGATCAAAAGCTTGTGCAGTACATCCAACAACACGGTCATGGAAGCTGGCGAGCTCTTCCCAAGCTTGCAG GTCTCAACAGATGTGGCAAGAGCTGTAGGTTGAGATGGACAAATTACTTAAGACCTGATATAAAAAGAGGCAATTTTTCTCAAGAGGAGGAGCAGACCATTCTACATCTCCATTCTATCCTCGGAAACAA ATGGTCAGCAATTGCAACACATCTAGACGGACGAACTGACAATGAGATCAAGAATTTCTGGAATACTCATTTGAAGAAAAAACTGATCCAGATGGGGATTGATCCGATGACCCATCAACCCAGAACTGACCTCTTCTCCAACCTCCAGGACCTTTTGCCGCCGCAATATCAGCTGTTGGATCAACATGCTGCAACAACATTACATGGTGCTGCAGAGGCTGTAGCTCAGTTGGTCAAGCTTCAATACCTGCAGCAGCAATATGTACTCCAATCACATTTGTTAAACCCGAGTGTTGGTAGTTATGCTCCTCCTCCCATAAAAGAAAACCTCCCAGTTTTAAATTCATCCCATGTAGTACTTGAAAATCCTAGCTCATTTTCTCAACCACTCCACTATGGAACCTTGGAACCCCATCAGGACGACCCACAAGTCCGTTTCAGTACTTTTGCAATACCTGAAATTGATGAGATGGTCAGTGGTCTCTACCAAGCAGAGAAGAACCCACCTGAAATTGATGAATACTGTCCATGGTTTCTTCAGTACTCTTCTAATATTCCTACACCTTTGGGTAGTACTTTAATTAACAATCCTGGAGATGCCAGCTGCAGCACTTCTAGTAATGGAGGAATAAGAAGTAGTACTTCTTCTTCCTACTGGCCCGAGCTTTTTATTGGGGAAACTAAAACCAATtatgattga